GGGTCTGCCAGGGCGCCCTCGAACCAGCTCTCGAAGGCGCGATCGAGGAGACGCCCGGCTTCGTCCTCGGCGGCGACCCGGAACGCCGGGTCGACGCCGGCCTCGATCGGCCGCTCCCGCAGCACGTCGGCACAGAAGCCGTGGATCGTGCCGATGTGAGCGAGTTCCAGGTGGCCCAGCGCACGCGAGAGACGCTCACGAACTTCCCTGTTCTCCTCGGCCACCCGGGCCTCCCCGATGGCCGCCCGCAGCCGGAGCTTCATTTCGCCGGCCGCCTTCTCGGTGAAGGTGACGGCAACGATGTCCTCCAGCGTGCCCAGACCGTGTTTCAGCACCTCGACGATCCGGCCCGTGAGCGCGGTCGTCTTCCCCGTGCCCGCCGCCGCTTCGACGAAGAGCGTGTCCCCGAGGTCGTTCAGGATCGCGTCGCGGGCCTCCTGGTCGGCGAGGCGGGCGGGCGGGGTCACGGGTACTCCCTCAGACGCCGCAGATGGACGGGCGGGGGTTTGCTCCGGGTGCGCAGCTCCTCGTCGGGTCCGCAGACCTGCCGGTAGTCGCACCAGCGGCAGGCATCCTCCCGCGGAAGCGCCGGAAAACTCCCGGCCTCGAAGGCCCCGCTCACGATCTCGCTCAGGATCCCCGCCGCTTCGAGCGCCCGGTCGTCGAGCGGCACGACGTGGTCCCGGAATTCGCCGTCCGCCGTGCAGTAGTAGAGCCGGCCCGATTCCACGCGCTGGTCCGGAAAGAGCGACTGTGCGGCGAGCGCGTAGAGGACCGGCTGCAGGAGTTCGCCGCCCTGGATCGTGGCGCCCGCCTTTGCCCGGTAACGGCCCGTCTTGTGGTCCGTGACTCGCAGGACCCCGGCCGGGGTCCGTTCGATCAGGTCGATGGCGCCGCGGAGCTTCAGTCCGACGGCCAGGTCGACGGGCTCCCCCACGGAGTGCGCGTCGCGGTTCGGGTCCTGCGGGAGCCCGAAGGAGAGTTCGAAGCGCCACGGCTCGAACGGCGACTTGCTGTCGATCTCGTGCCGCAGCCACTCCCGCAGGTCCTGTCGGATCGCTTCAATGCCGTCGTCCCAGACCCGGTCGATCGCGGGCACGAGGCGATCGCGGAAGTCCCCCGCCACCTTCTCGAGCACGTCCTCGAGGAGTTCGGATACCCGCGCGTCGTTCTCCGGCCCCACCGGAAGGAGGGGCCGCTCCTTCGTGCTTTCGGCCTGGAGCCGGGTCAGGAGTTCGAACTGCACCTGGTGCACGAGCGAACCGCGCTGCAGCGGATCGAGCGCCTCGATCCCGGCCGGTTCCTCGCGCGGGCGCAGACCCTGGATCGCCTGGAGATAGAAGCGGTACGGACAGGCCGCGAAGTGCTGGAGCGCCGTCGCCGAGTAAGGACGTGCGTCGGGCGACCGCCCCGCCAGCACTTCCGCCGCACGCTCTGAGAGTTGAATGAGTCCGTCCGCCCACGTCCATCGCGGCACCTCCCATCGGTAGGCGCGGAAGCGGAGGGCGCGCGCGAGGTGGGGGTTCGAGTGGAGGAGATGACCGGCGGCCTTCACCGCGCGTTCCCCGCGGAGATCGTGCCCGTCGAGTTCGTCGAGCACGGCGAGGTCGTATTCGGCTTCATCGATCGCCTGCGCGCGGGACTTGGGCGCCGGCCATCCGATCCGGGCATCGGAGACCTCCTCCGCCCGCTGTGCGAGGACCTCGAAGCCGGGCAGCCGCCCCTCCGCGGCGCGAATCGCCTCGAGCGCGTAGAAGGAGGGGACGCGGGGCCGGGTCTTCATGGCGTCGATGCGCGGATAGGAGAGGATGACCTGCTTCCGCGCCGCCCCGACGGCGAGCCTGAAGGCGAGCCGCTCATGCTGAACGCGGTCGCGGTTCGTCAGAAGACGGCCGGGAGCCAGCCGGCGCCGCATCTCGTCGAGGAGGATCGGATCTTCCCCGATCTTGGGAGGAAACACGCGCTCGGCCATGCCGGGGACGAACACGACATCGAAGGCGAGCCCCCGAGCCGCATCGATCGACCCGATGAACACGCGGCCGTAACGGTTCGCAGGCGGCGGCTCGGGAGCCTGCAGGAGTCGGGGCGTGAGAACGCGCACGACTTCGTCCAGCTTCACCGGACCCAGAGGCCCCATCGGCGCGAGGTCGGACAAGGCGGCGAGCACGTTGCCGGGCCGCCGAAGCGAGCGGGCGGCGAGCGGGACCAGCGCGGCCAGCCAGCTCTCCCAGCGGGCCTCCGCGGGCAGTTCGGACAGTTCCGACAGCAGCGGCAAGGCGTACTCCCGGAGCGAAGCGAGATTGGCGCGCGTCCCGTCGATCCATGCGAGGCGCGGGTTCTCGGCGTCCTCCGTTTCCAGCGCGGCGCGCTTGAATTCGAGTTCCGCGGCGAGCCCATCGAGTCGCCGCTCCCATCGATCCAGGCCACCGACAACGGCCGCGTCGACGAGCAGCCGCTCCCAGCGCCGCGGCACCCGCTCCGCGTCCTCTCCCTTGTTCGGCACCTCCCCGATCGAGACATACTCCGAGAAGCGAATCGCCGAGTAGTCCTCGGCCCGGCAACGGAGAAGGGCGAGAAAGGCCCGGCCCGCCGGATCCGGACGCCGCACGCCGCGCGCGAACCAGGGCCGGATTCCCGCCCGATTGAGAGCCTCCTCCAGGTACGGTCGATAGTCCTCGGGCTGCCGGAGAAGGATCGCGCACCGGTCGAAGGGCGTACCGGCCTCGGCGAGCGCGATGAGTCTCCGGGCGATCTCCACGGCTTCCCGGCCCTCGCCGGGAGCCGAGAACACGGTGACCGCATCGTCCACGGCGGATTCGGCCGGCGCCGAGCCGAAGAGGTGCCCGTGAAGGCGCCCGACCGCCCCGGTGGCGGTCCCATCGATCCCGGGCGGATCGGAACGGCGCGCGCCTGCTTCTTCCAGGGCCCGCAGCGTGCGGTCATCCCCCTCCGGGACGGTCGCCAGCAACTCGCGGCCCCGCGCGATGAGGGCCGCAACGAACCGCTCCTCCAGTTCGGTCCAGATCCGGGCGTCGAGAATCATGAAACGGTCGTCCTCGACCCTGCTCCGGGATTCCGGATCGCGCAGCGCGGACAGCGCGGCCTCGAATACGCCGGCCCGATCCGCGAGTCCCGCCGCCCGCCACTCCGCCTCGACCGCTTCGAAGAAGACGGCGAGGTCCGCGTCGACGGGGGCGAGCTCGGACGGCGTGACGCCCGCCATGCGGAGGGCGTCCAGGGCCCGGCCCACGGCGCGAACGAAGCCGGGCGTGTCCGACACCCCCGCCAACCGCCCCAGTTTCCGCCGACCGAGCCCCGCCAGCGCGCGCGCGACGATGGCGTCGCGAG
The DNA window shown above is from Candidatus Palauibacter polyketidifaciens and carries:
- a CDS encoding PD-(D/E)XK nuclease family protein, whose translation is MPASSARFIVSPTAAVRFDAARSWLGGQPSTAGVTIIGETLSGPHELLLRGVRTAGAAMGWRRTTLHLLARDVALSRLASDGRAIGDSVARDAIVARALAGLGRRKLGRLAGVSDTPGFVRAVGRALDALRMAGVTPSELAPVDADLAVFFEAVEAEWRAAGLADRAGVFEAALSALRDPESRSRVEDDRFMILDARIWTELEERFVAALIARGRELLATVPEGDDRTLRALEEAGARRSDPPGIDGTATGAVGRLHGHLFGSAPAESAVDDAVTVFSAPGEGREAVEIARRLIALAEAGTPFDRCAILLRQPEDYRPYLEEALNRAGIRPWFARGVRRPDPAGRAFLALLRCRAEDYSAIRFSEYVSIGEVPNKGEDAERVPRRWERLLVDAAVVGGLDRWERRLDGLAAELEFKRAALETEDAENPRLAWIDGTRANLASLREYALPLLSELSELPAEARWESWLAALVPLAARSLRRPGNVLAALSDLAPMGPLGPVKLDEVVRVLTPRLLQAPEPPPANRYGRVFIGSIDAARGLAFDVVFVPGMAERVFPPKIGEDPILLDEMRRRLAPGRLLTNRDRVQHERLAFRLAVGAARKQVILSYPRIDAMKTRPRVPSFYALEAIRAAEGRLPGFEVLAQRAEEVSDARIGWPAPKSRAQAIDEAEYDLAVLDELDGHDLRGERAVKAAGHLLHSNPHLARALRFRAYRWEVPRWTWADGLIQLSERAAEVLAGRSPDARPYSATALQHFAACPYRFYLQAIQGLRPREEPAGIEALDPLQRGSLVHQVQFELLTRLQAESTKERPLLPVGPENDARVSELLEDVLEKVAGDFRDRLVPAIDRVWDDGIEAIRQDLREWLRHEIDSKSPFEPWRFELSFGLPQDPNRDAHSVGEPVDLAVGLKLRGAIDLIERTPAGVLRVTDHKTGRYRAKAGATIQGGELLQPVLYALAAQSLFPDQRVESGRLYYCTADGEFRDHVVPLDDRALEAAGILSEIVSGAFEAGSFPALPREDACRWCDYRQVCGPDEELRTRSKPPPVHLRRLREYP